A region from the Bubalus kerabau isolate K-KA32 ecotype Philippines breed swamp buffalo chromosome 23, PCC_UOA_SB_1v2, whole genome shotgun sequence genome encodes:
- the TBC1D24 gene encoding TBC1 domain family member 24 isoform X1, whose product MHPPAYNCFVDRDKMDSAIPDLGPKELSCTELQELKQLARQGYWARSYALRGQVYQRLIQDIPCRTVTPDASVYRDIVGKIVGKHSSTSLPLPEFVDNTQVPSYCLNSKGEGAVRKILLCIGNQFPDVSFCPALPAVVALLLHYSADEAECFEKACRILACNDPSRKLVDQSFLAFESSCMTFGDLVNKYCQAAHKLMVAVSEDVLQVYADWQRWLFGELPLSYFARVFDVFLVEGYKVLYRVALAILKFFHKVRAGQPLESDNVKQDIRAFVRDIAKTVSPEKLLEKAFAIRLFSRKEIQLLQMANEKALKQKGITVKQKSVSLSKRQFVHLAVHADNFHSEIVGVKEMRDIWSWVPERFALCQPLLLFSSLQHGYSLTRFYFQCEGREPTVLLIKTTQKEVCGAYLSTDWSERNKFGGKLGFFGTGECFVFRLQPEVQRYEWVVIKHPELTKPASLESATVPPSPSHSVSSEPADRLSPFLATRHFNLPSKTESLFMAGGSDCLIIGGGGGPALYIDGDLNRGRTGHCDTFNNQPLCSENFLIAAVEAWGFQDPDIQ is encoded by the exons ATGCACCCCCCAGCCTACAACTGCTTTGTGGACAGAGACAAGATGGACTCGGCCATCCCGGACCTGGGGCCCAAGGAGCTGAGCTGCACGGAGCTGCAGGAGCTGAAGCAGCTGGCACGCCAGGGCTACTGGGCCCGTAGCTACGCCCTGCGGGGGCAGGTGTACCAGCGCCTGATTCAGGACATCCCCTGCCGCACAGTCACCCCTGATGCCAGCGTGTACAGAGACATTGTTGGCAAGATCGTGGGCAAGCACAGTAGCACCAGCCTGCCCCTGCCCGAGTTTGTGGACAACACGCAGGTGCCCAGCTACTGCCTGAACTCAAAGGGCGAGGGCGCTGTGCGCAAGATCCTGCTGTGCATCGGCAACCAGTTCCCCGACGTGTCCTTCTGCCCCGCACTGCCCGCCGTTGTGGCCCTGCTGCTGCACTACAGCGCCGATGAGGCTGAGTGCTTTGAGAAGGCCTGCCGCATCCTGGCCTGCAACGACCCCAGCAGGAAGCTGGTAGACCAGAGCTTCCTGGCCTTCGAGTCCTCCTGCATGACGTTCGGGGACCTGGTGAACAAGTACTGCCAGGCGGCCCACAAGCTGATGGTGGCCGTGTCGGAGGACGTCCTGCAAGTGTACGCAGACTGGCAGCGCTGGCTCTTCGGGGAGCTGCCCCTCAGCTACTTTGCCCGCGTCTTTGACGTCTTCCTGGTGGAGGGTTACAAGGTGCTGTACCGCGTGGCACTGGCCATCCTCAAGTTCTTCCACAAGGTGAGGGCGGGGCAGCCGCTCGAGTCGGACAACGTGAAGCAGGACATCCGCGCCTTCGTCAGGGACATCGCCAAGACCGTATCTCCCGAGAAACTGCTGGAGAAGGCGTTTGCCATCCGCCTCTTCTCTCGGAAGGAGATTCAGCTCCTGCAGATGGCCAATGAAAAAGCTCTGAAGCAGAAGGGCATCACTGTCAAGCAGAAGAG TGTTTCACTTTCTAAAAG GCAGTTCGTGCACCTGGCCGTTCATGCAGACAACTTCCACTCAGAGATCGTCGGTGTGAAGGAGATGAGAGACATCTGGTCGTGGGTCCCTGAGCGGTTCGCCCTCTGCCAGCCCCTCCTGCTCTTCTCCTCGCTGCAGCATGGATACAGCCTGACCAG GTTCTACTTCCAGTGCGAAGGACGAGAGCCCACTGTCCTGCTGATCAAGACTACACAGAAGGAG GTGTGTGGCGCTTACCTGTCAACAGACTGGAGTGAGAGAAACAAGTTTGGGGGCAAGCTGGGCTTCTTCGGGACCGGAGAGTGCTTCGTGTTTAGG CTGCAGCCCGAGGTCCAGCGCTATGAGTGGGTAGTCATCAAACACCCAGAGCTCACCAAGCCCGCATCCCTGGAGTCTGCCACCGTTCCACCCTCCCCCAGCCACTCTGTGTCCTCTGAGCCCGCAGACCGCCTCTCGCCGTTCCTGGCTACTCGACACTTCAATCTGCCCTCCAAGACGGAGTCCCTGTTCATGGCGGGGGGCAGCGACTGCCTCATCATAG GTGGAGGGGGCGGCCCGGCGCTGTACATCGATGGGGACCTGAACCGGGGCCGCACGGGCCACTGCGACACTTTCAACAACCAGCCCCTCTGCTCTGAGAACTTCCTTATCGCCGCCGTGGAGGCCTGGGGCTTCCAGGATCCTGACATCCAGTGA
- the ATP6V0C gene encoding V-type proton ATPase 16 kDa proteolipid subunit c, producing MSDTKNNPEYASFFAVMGASAAMVFSALGAAYGTAKSGTGIAAMSVMRPEMIMKSIIPVVMAGIIAIYGLVVAVLIANSLNDGISLYRSFLQLGAGLSVGLSGLAAGFAIGIVGDAGVRGTAQQPRLFVGMILILIFAEVLGLYGLIVALILSTK from the exons ATGTCCGATACCAAGAACAACCCCGAGTACGCTTCCTTTTTCGCGGTCATGGGTGCCTCAGCCGCCATGGTCTTCAGCG CCCTGGGCGCCGCCTACGGTACAGCCAAGAGCGGCACGGGCATCGCAGCCATGTCTGTCATGCGGCCAGAGATGATCATGAAGTCCATCATCCCAGTGGTCATGGCGGGGATCATCGCCATCTATGGTCTGGTGGTGGCAGTCCTCATCGCCAACTCCCTGAATGACGGCATCAGTCTCTACAG GAGTTTCCTTCAGCTGGGCGCGGGCCTGAGCGTGGGCCTGAGCGGGCTGGCGGCAGGCTTCGCCATCGGCATTGTGGGGGACGCAGGCGTGCGTGGCACCGCCCAGCAGCCGCGGCTCTTCGTGGGCATGATCCTCATCCTCATCTTCGCCGAGGTGCTCGGCCTCTACGGTCTCATAGTCGCCCTTATCCTCTCCACAAAGTAG
- the AMDHD2 gene encoding N-acetylglucosamine-6-phosphate deacetylase has product MRGGQGAARAPVIQFTNCRILRGGALLREDLWVRGGRILDPEKLFFEERRVADEQRDCGGCILAPGFIDVQINGGFGVDFSQASEDVGSGVALVARRILSHGVTSFCPTLVTSPPEVYHKVLPQIPVKSGGPHGAGVLGVHLEGPFISREKRGAHPEAHLRSFEADAFQDVLATYGGLDNVRIVTLAPELGHSQEVIRALTALGICVSLGHSVADLGTAEEAVQSGATFITHLFNAMLPFHHRDPGIVGLLTSDRLPAGRRIFYGMIADGIHTNPAALRIAHRAHPKGLVLVTDAVPALGLGNGRHTLGQQEVEVDGLTAYVAGTNTLSGSIAPMDTCVRHFLQATGCSVESALEAASLHPAQLLGLEKRKGTLDFGADADFVVLDDSLHVRATYISGELVWQAEEARP; this is encoded by the exons ATGCGCGGCGGGCAGGGCGCGGCGCGGGCCCCGGTGATCCAGTTCACCAACTGCCGCATCTTGAGGGGTGGCGCGCTGCTCAG GGAGGACCTCTGGGTGCGCGGGGGCCGCATCCTGGACCCGGAGAAGCTGTTCTTTGAGGAGCGGCGCGTGGCTGACGAGCAGCGGGACTGCGGCGGCTGCATCTTGGCGCCCGGCTTCATCGACGTGCAGATCAACG GTGGATTTGGCGTTGACTTCTCACAAGCCTCGGAGGACGTGGGTTCGGGGGTTGCCCTAGTGGCCCGGAGGATCCTGTCGCATGGAGTCACCTCTTTCTGCCCCACGTTGGTCACATCGCCACCGGAGGTTTATCACAAG GTCCTTCCTCAGATCCCTGTGAAGAGTGGTGGTCCCCATGGGGCAGGGGTCCTCG gggTGCACCTGGAGGGCCCATTCATCAGCCGGGAGAAGCGGGGCGCGCACCCCGAGGCCCACCTGCGCTCCTTTGAAGCCGACGCTTTCCAAGACGTACTGGCCACGTACGGGGGCCTGGACAATGTCCGCATCGTGACGCTGGCCCCTGAGCTAGGCCACAGCCAGGAGGTGATCCGGGCACTAACGGCCCTCGGCATCTGCGTGTCCTTAG GGCATTCGGTGGCTGACCTGGGGACTGCGGAGGAAGCCGTGCAGAGTGGGGCCACCTTCATCACCCACCTCTTCAACGCCATGCTGCCT TTCCACCACCGCGACCCAGGCATCGTGGGGCTCCTGACCAGCGATCGGCTGCCCGCAGGCCGCCGTATTTTCTACGGGATGATCGCTGATGGTATACACACCAACCCGGCCGCCCTGCGCATTGCCCACCGGGCCCATCCCAAGG GGCTGGTGCTGGTCACTGATGCTGTCCCTGCACTGGGCTTGGGCAACGGCCGACACACGCTGGGGCAGCAGGAGGTGGAGGTGGATGGGCTGACAGCCTATGTGGCAG GCACCAACACACTGAGCGGCAGCATTGCCCCGATGGACACCTGCGTGCGGCACTTCCTGCAGGCCACAG GCTGCAGTGTGGAGTCCGCTCTGGAGGCTGCGTCCCTGCATCCAGCACAGCTGCTGGGGCTGGAGAAGCGCAAGGGGACCCTGGACTTCGGGGCTGACGCAG ACTTCGTGGTGCTCGACGACTCTCTTCACGTCCGGGCCACCTACATCTCGGGCGAGCTGGTGTGGCAGGCGGAGGAGGCCAGGCCGTGA
- the TBC1D24 gene encoding TBC1 domain family member 24 isoform X2: MHPPAYNCFVDRDKMDSAIPDLGPKELSCTELQELKQLARQGYWARSYALRGQVYQRLIQDIPCRTVTPDASVYRDIVGKIVGKHSSTSLPLPEFVDNTQVPSYCLNSKGEGAVRKILLCIGNQFPDVSFCPALPAVVALLLHYSADEAECFEKACRILACNDPSRKLVDQSFLAFESSCMTFGDLVNKYCQAAHKLMVAVSEDVLQVYADWQRWLFGELPLSYFARVFDVFLVEGYKVLYRVALAILKFFHKVRAGQPLESDNVKQDIRAFVRDIAKTVSPEKLLEKAFAIRLFSRKEIQLLQMANEKALKQKGITVKQKRQFVHLAVHADNFHSEIVGVKEMRDIWSWVPERFALCQPLLLFSSLQHGYSLTRFYFQCEGREPTVLLIKTTQKEVCGAYLSTDWSERNKFGGKLGFFGTGECFVFRLQPEVQRYEWVVIKHPELTKPASLESATVPPSPSHSVSSEPADRLSPFLATRHFNLPSKTESLFMAGGSDCLIIGGGGGPALYIDGDLNRGRTGHCDTFNNQPLCSENFLIAAVEAWGFQDPDIQ; encoded by the exons ATGCACCCCCCAGCCTACAACTGCTTTGTGGACAGAGACAAGATGGACTCGGCCATCCCGGACCTGGGGCCCAAGGAGCTGAGCTGCACGGAGCTGCAGGAGCTGAAGCAGCTGGCACGCCAGGGCTACTGGGCCCGTAGCTACGCCCTGCGGGGGCAGGTGTACCAGCGCCTGATTCAGGACATCCCCTGCCGCACAGTCACCCCTGATGCCAGCGTGTACAGAGACATTGTTGGCAAGATCGTGGGCAAGCACAGTAGCACCAGCCTGCCCCTGCCCGAGTTTGTGGACAACACGCAGGTGCCCAGCTACTGCCTGAACTCAAAGGGCGAGGGCGCTGTGCGCAAGATCCTGCTGTGCATCGGCAACCAGTTCCCCGACGTGTCCTTCTGCCCCGCACTGCCCGCCGTTGTGGCCCTGCTGCTGCACTACAGCGCCGATGAGGCTGAGTGCTTTGAGAAGGCCTGCCGCATCCTGGCCTGCAACGACCCCAGCAGGAAGCTGGTAGACCAGAGCTTCCTGGCCTTCGAGTCCTCCTGCATGACGTTCGGGGACCTGGTGAACAAGTACTGCCAGGCGGCCCACAAGCTGATGGTGGCCGTGTCGGAGGACGTCCTGCAAGTGTACGCAGACTGGCAGCGCTGGCTCTTCGGGGAGCTGCCCCTCAGCTACTTTGCCCGCGTCTTTGACGTCTTCCTGGTGGAGGGTTACAAGGTGCTGTACCGCGTGGCACTGGCCATCCTCAAGTTCTTCCACAAGGTGAGGGCGGGGCAGCCGCTCGAGTCGGACAACGTGAAGCAGGACATCCGCGCCTTCGTCAGGGACATCGCCAAGACCGTATCTCCCGAGAAACTGCTGGAGAAGGCGTTTGCCATCCGCCTCTTCTCTCGGAAGGAGATTCAGCTCCTGCAGATGGCCAATGAAAAAGCTCTGAAGCAGAAGGGCATCACTGTCAAGCAGAAGAG GCAGTTCGTGCACCTGGCCGTTCATGCAGACAACTTCCACTCAGAGATCGTCGGTGTGAAGGAGATGAGAGACATCTGGTCGTGGGTCCCTGAGCGGTTCGCCCTCTGCCAGCCCCTCCTGCTCTTCTCCTCGCTGCAGCATGGATACAGCCTGACCAG GTTCTACTTCCAGTGCGAAGGACGAGAGCCCACTGTCCTGCTGATCAAGACTACACAGAAGGAG GTGTGTGGCGCTTACCTGTCAACAGACTGGAGTGAGAGAAACAAGTTTGGGGGCAAGCTGGGCTTCTTCGGGACCGGAGAGTGCTTCGTGTTTAGG CTGCAGCCCGAGGTCCAGCGCTATGAGTGGGTAGTCATCAAACACCCAGAGCTCACCAAGCCCGCATCCCTGGAGTCTGCCACCGTTCCACCCTCCCCCAGCCACTCTGTGTCCTCTGAGCCCGCAGACCGCCTCTCGCCGTTCCTGGCTACTCGACACTTCAATCTGCCCTCCAAGACGGAGTCCCTGTTCATGGCGGGGGGCAGCGACTGCCTCATCATAG GTGGAGGGGGCGGCCCGGCGCTGTACATCGATGGGGACCTGAACCGGGGCCGCACGGGCCACTGCGACACTTTCAACAACCAGCCCCTCTGCTCTGAGAACTTCCTTATCGCCGCCGTGGAGGCCTGGGGCTTCCAGGATCCTGACATCCAGTGA